ggGGCTCAAAactcctgaaccctgagatcatgactggagccggagtcagacgcccCTGAAGTACTTAGGCTATTTAAGGAAGACAATTTAGAGACCAAAGAGCCAGGAAAATctgacttttatttcttaaatactgTGAAGGAAGATGGGGGAAATGGTCCCCTGATGAGGGAGGGCCACAAGAACTAGGGATCATCAGCAAAGGCCCGGTGGGCATTAGGGAAGCGCTGGGGGCTGTAGTTGGGGTCTTCCTGTAGTCGCTTTTGTATATCAGCCcggagctagagagagagagcaagcaggtcgGAGGGGCAGCGGCCAGGCCCCTAGGATCCCAGCAAGCACGCAAGGCCATCCCTTAGAAGCTAACACTTCCCCACCAGCCACACTGTCAGCCCAATATGGTATCGCCGAGCCTTCCCAGATGCCACTAGggaaaaactcttttaaaaaatcacatggtAGCCCCAGACTGACCAGTTCATCTCTGAAAAGATCAGAAAAGAGGGGCCCTAGCCCAACCCCTCCCACTAGACCATCCCTATCCTGCTTCAAGGTGGGGGCACCTGCTGCCTGTAGCTCTCCTGAACCTCTGGTGCCTCCAGGTCCCGGCTCAGGCTCTCAGGGCTCGTCAGGGGCCGAGCTCCGGCTGCCTTAGCTGCCCGGCTCACGGCCTCTGAGAGAAGCAGCTGGGGGCCCTCACCCTGCATCGTCTGGGGGACAGGGGGTCGGGAGGGAAAAGAGGATCAACGTCAGATCCAGTGCCACCACCCAGCTCACCCTTTCCAGGAATCAACCACTGAGTTCCTATGCTAGTGGAGAGAAGGGGACTAGTCCAGGCGGTTTTGACAGCAGAGATACCTTCCTAGTTTTATTCGGCTCTGGCCGAAACATGGCATTTGAGTGTGTGGACTCACTCTTCAAAATAAGAGGGGCAGGATGAGTCAGGCCAGCCAGCATTCTGAGCTGGCTAGTCCACAAGAGGAAGCCCACCTTAAGGAAAATAGGCCCTAGTCACATTCCTAGCCACCAGGCAGCTGAGGGAGGACAGGACTGCTGGCAAATGCTAACATGAAGGTGTGCTGCAGCGACCGTGAGCAAGTCAATCCCCGGGAAGGTGTCCTCAGCCATTAAATGACGGGACTAAACTAGGAAGAATTCCTTGACTCTGAATAATTGGATTCTAAGCACGACAGGGGAATTTGGATAAAGAGAGATCCTCAGGGAAGAAGCAGACCAACCTTGCGTCTCTTGGCAGGCATACCACTGAGGTAGGCATCGCTCAGGGGAGGCTGCGGCTTCACCTTCCGCTGGCTCTGAATGTCCTGCTGGATAATCGGAACCCACTCCTGGGGATGAAAAGGGGATGAGTAACTGGCACAACTTTCAGCTGCCTTGGCCCACCGGCCCACCTCCCGACACTTACTGGGGGGACTGCGGCCGCCCAAGGTTCTGTCTCAGCTGAAGCTCCATCCTGTTCGTCACGGGAGCCGCCGCCCTCAGGAGCAGGAGGCGGACCTCGGGACATGGCCTCTTCTGCTGTtgttccaggggctggggaagcatTCTCCCGCTGGGAGCCAGACACGAGGGAAGACACGGGCTTCAGCACGCCCAGCTCCAGCCCTCCCGCCCCCGGTCCCCCACTCCACATCACCTGGCCCCTCAACTCTCCCTGGTACCTGAGGCTCAGGGGAAGTTCTCTCTGATCCCTGAACTTCCATTGGCTCCTCAGGAAGTGGCTATAAAATtggacagagaaggagaacacAGAAAGCCGTCTCAGGCCTCTCCAGTTCCCTCAAGTCCCCTGACCCCAGAGCCCATCTGGGTCCCTTACCTGGGGGGGATCACCAACCCTGCGAACATATCTGAGAATGGCATCAGGGCCTACGGGCATGTGCTCCAGAACCACCTGAAGCCTCAGTCCCATCATAGTGGTCAGCCAGCTCACCAAGGACGGGTTCACCCCACGAGACATGCGACGCTGAGGGCAGAAAGCAGCCTTAGAACACAGCATCTTCAACGAGCTCTTGAGAAGTGTCAAAGAGTAAAGGACAGCAattgggggagaaaaaataaaaaccgcAGGATACCAGAGAGAATGGAAACCCAAGGAAACAGAAGGCTGGGGCTCTGGGACGGAGGTTGTGCTTACAATTCGGCCATTGATGACCGCGGCAAGCTCCATCTGCTGTCCCCCCAAGCAGTGCAGGTTGAGGGCCAGGCATTCAAACAGGCCCTGGTTACACAACTCAAGCAGGCGGGCCCCAAATCCACTGTCTGTGGGCAAGACACAAGGAGGAGATGCTGGCACCCGACAGCTCTGCACATCTaacacccccgccccccggccccccagccccGCTGCCCCTGACCTGTGCAGTGCAGCACATGAGCAGCGATGCTATTGAACTGCTCTTGGAGAAATTCCAGGTTTGTCCGGATGATGTCCACCCCTGGCTGAACCTGCACCAAAGACTgagaaacaacacacacaaagaCCCTCCGAATCAGGAACCCTGGGAGACCAGGAACCAAAAGCGGTAGCAGGAACAGGAGCTACCCTGACGGGACCCAGGAGAAGAGGGAATGTGAGGGGTACTCACAAAACTCTCCCGCACGTACTCTTCCAGCCCTGTGATCAACGTGTGGGTTGCCGTCTATGGGGGAAACAGCGCAAGTTTAGATCCAAGCCCCAGCCCTCAAGACACTGTCCTCCCCTCTACCTCCAGTAAGTCCAGGGCTTGAGCTGGAGCAATCATAGCTTTAGATGACAGATAAACAGAGTCAGGAATAAAGAACAGAAAGTGACGAGAAAGAGAGCTCTGGGGTCCAAGATCTTCATTTACCCGTATGTTACCAGGTGTGGGCTCTTGGCCACCCAGGTAGTGCTGGTGGAAAAAGGATCGCAGCTGGGGCTGGAGCCGCTGCAGTGGCTGGAAATGCCCATGAAGAAGCATCACCACATCCACCATGGAAAAGTTCTGGCACAGCAGAGAGAGTAGGGCCCCAAAGAATCctagagacagggacagaagtCAGCAGCGGCCTCTACCACCTGGCCTGCCCACCCACCACAAGCCCATTGGCCTCATCCCACCTCGGCAATACCCCTCAACAGAGACCATCGACCTATCCCTCCCTGTAGAAGGCCAAGGCACTCCCAATTTGCTCACCGAGGGCCCCATCAGCCCCAGGCTCAAAGATGTTGCTTGATCCACTGAGGCGCTGTATGAAAGCAGCAATACTTTCACTACTGCCAGCCCGAGCCCCCAGGGAGCCCAGCAGGGAGTTCAGTACGCCCTGCACCACGGAGGTAAAAAACTCCGGTGAAAGGCTCTCAAGACCCAGGCCTCCAGGACTCCCTGCGCCACCAGAAGGGGACCCTGGTGGGGGCATGGTCTGCTGCtctggggccgggggtgggggtgggggtggcggggggggcggaggggccgTCTGTGTCGCCTGGCAAAGAGAAGGAACAAACAACAGAACACAAGGTGAACACGGAGACAAGGATGTAAAACAACACCAGAAAGGCACAAACCAAGAGGGCCGTGGAAGATGGAGAGCTGTAATCTGCTCTTTACTCCCCAAAGCACAATGCGCACACATAGTTACACAGCGGCAGGATGGGGCAGAGCACcgaccctctctccctctcgatGGGGTAGGTTACAAAGCAGCAACACCAATTACTTCGCTTTCacagcctcaatttcctcatctccaaatcggggcaggggtgggtgggaatcCGAGTCCACAAATTCCCAAGGCTCCCTCCCACCGACATGCCACCAGAGACTGTAGCCCAGCAGCAATACCACAGCAACAAGGCACCAGCGCCTGGCCTAGCCAAGGGAAAGGGTGAAGTGATGAGCAAGCTAGGCACTTACCTGCAGAAAGTCGGTCATGCCCTGGAGAAAGGCAGGGACACCAGGCATCGCCACGGTGATGGTGGGAGAAGCCATGCCAGGCCCTCCGGCCCCTGGCCCCGCAGGACCCAGCAGGTTCCCTAGGAGCTGTGAGAACTGAAGATCGGCCGCTGAGGGTTGAGGGGGTGGAGGCTGGGTGGGTCCCCCGGGGGCAGGACCAGCTGTGGTTGCTGTGTTGGTGGTGCCTGCACTGGCTGAAGCAGtggcaggggctggaggtggtGCCATTCCTGGGGTCCCCTGAGCTACAGAggccaaaagaaaataagatgaaatcCAGAGAAACGAGACCCCACAGCATTTCCATTCTGATCTTCCCAGCAAGAAAGCAAGAACGAAGGACCTATGGAGAGAACTGGGAAGCACCAGTAAGGAGATTAAGGAGCATCAGCCTGCAGGGCCATGGGAGTGACTACAGCTGGAGACAGGGAAGAACGAGGACTCACCCACAAGAACGGGCTGCATAAGAAGCTGCCCCACGAGGCCGCTCACCATCTGGGCCAAAGAGGCATTGGTACCTAGTCCAGCGCTCTGCTGAAGGGAGAACAAAGGGGGCTTTCAGTCCTGCCCTTTTCATTCCCCACCACAGGATTCTCTCCCCGAACTTCCCCACCAGAACCCCTCCACCCTTACTCACTAGAGTACCCGAGATTGGGGGCCCCCCAGGATGGGAAGGCCGAGCCTGTGGAGGGGTAGGCCGAGCAATCACCACCCGGGTCGGAGCTGTCGGGAAACCCGGCACCTGCTGTCCTGTgggtggcagaggggagagaCCGGAGAGGGCTGAAGGCTGGGCCCCTGACTGCCAGCCAACGGCACCCACCACCGTGGACCGTGCCCCGCCTCCCAAACTTCCCCTTCCAGGTTATTACCTGCGGCCGCGGAGGCAACAGCTGCCACCATGGCCTGATGAGTGATCTGGTGGGCGACGGCGTGCATGAActcagggggcagggagggcagctgGATGAGGGTGGAGCCTGGGGGGCGGGTCTGATGTAACCTTGAACCTGGACCCCCTTCAGCCCACCCATTCGGCCCTACCCCTTCTCTACCCAGAGCTCTGCCTGCTCTGATGCCCTCACTCTTACCCAGGGTTTGGCCATGACCAGGGGGTCCTAGGGGGCCAGTGGGAGCACTCGGAACTCCACCGGGCTGTGTGCCAGAATCTGggtaaggagacagagagagtagcCCTGAGACAGGCGAGGCCAAAGCCTAACTATATCCTCCTGAGACTGGCGTCCTTCAGGCCGCtactccccccaccaaaaagcctgcctctccctccatctAGACAGGAAGGCGGCACTCCCTTCACCATGCAAACAAAACTGCAAGGACAAGCAGtcactcctgcccctccccacgcatGCCAACTGAAAAGTTTCTAGTCTGGTTAACCCTGCTACCTCCATCACCCCTgacttctcccttccccaccctccctctctcacacctCGCTACAGAGCCCCCTCCCAAGCCACGTTGCTCTTCTCTACCAACAACCAATCCTAACTCACCTTGGATGTTCATGTGCATCATAACTACAGGTTCCACGCTCTGGTGGGAAATCCGGATGACCCTTGGGTGGCTGGTGGTCGGGGGGGGAGCCGGCCCTGGCGGGGGAACACCCTCGGTTGAGGACTCGACAGTGGTAGAAGTGGGAGCCAGGGATGAGGCCTGCCCAGGACCAGGGGGAGCTGCCTCCGCATTAGAAGTCGGGGGGGGCCGAGTCCCATTCCCCGTCATGGTCACGGTGGTTCCCACGTTGATCTGGAGGAGACAGATGAATGACACAAAAGTGAGTAAAACAAGAGCCTAACCCATGGCACTCCGTGATATACTTCCGAAGTCTCCCCCATTCTCCGTCACTACATATTTCTAAAGTCCCCACCTCTTCTCACTACTGTCAAACCTGGTAGCTACCCTGGGTCATGCCACCACCAGCCATGCAGTCTCCCTCACACCAGGCTCCTCCCCTCAGACCCACCTGGATGGGAATGGCTGCCTGCTGGAGCACCATGGGGGTGGTGTAGTGAGACATGGGCCGGACCACATGCAGGTGTCGTGGGGGCGCACAGGCCAGGTTGCAGCGCAGGTCAGACAGCGCCACAAAAGTGTTGCCCAGCAGCCGTAGGCTCTCCCCCACCAAGTTGATCAAGCGCTGGTCCTCTTCGCGGCCCTCTTGCTATATCCCCAGGGTCAAGCATAGAAAGGCCAAAAATATTAGGCTGGGACGAACGTCAATAACAAAAGCAGTAACACCTTTGAATGACACCACATTCTCTACACCCCCAGGCGTAGCCTCGGAAGCTTTCAAGTAGACCCAACCTCTATAAATAAATTCTACTTCGTGCACACGGAAAGTTTCCTATTACAACAAACCCTACGGCAAATCAGTACAGCATCATCTGCTAAATTTCCTTACTCTGCCTAAGTTTCCTAATTAACCCAAGGTATGAAAAGGTACAAAGACAGTAGGTATCACAGAGATGATGACCCTCCCTATAAACAAGGAAAACATCACTTACGAGTCTAAAGAGGAATCATTCTGTTGCAGACAATGTCTTTTTCTGGGGAAAGGATTAGCTGTATTTCGGCCTATTCCATTTGGGACaaatgggggtgagggggtaGGCGGGGCTCACGTTGTTGTTGTAGTCCGTGGTGGCGGCAGCGCCCAGAACCTCATAGTAGCGCTGCAGGAAGGGCTGGAGGCGGCTCTCAAGCCGCTGTAGCTCCTGGAGCACTTCAACATACTCCGCAGGGGAAGGATGGCTGTGGGCAACCCCGAGAGGCAGTGAGCCAAGGCTCTCCTCAGACCCCTAACCTCAAAGTTGACACAGACTACACCTGCCCTGTCTGTCCGCAGCCTCCCGGACCCCTGGCCCAATCCCCTCTAGGACAAGCAGAGCATCTGTGCTTTACCTGTACCCACaggaagacaagagaaaataCACTGCTTCTCCCTTTCCCACCACATGATTCTATACCTGTGATGACAAGAAACTAACTCTGAAGAAAGAGGCGTGGCCTGTGAGAActcaagagagagaatcttaatcaggctcagGAAACACCATCTGGACTTTCTTGCCCCAGGGACAGCAGTGCTTCTGGCTCAGATGCCAACTCTAACCTCATCAGCCGGTCCAgagcctctccctgcccaccccccacccccgacactaGCCCTATAGGAGAGACTGTCAAGCAGCCGTCTTCTCCCATCATATCCTTCTTGGCTCTCACACTTCACTTGGGATCCCCAAACCCCCTCCCAAAGGGTCCCTCTGTTTCTCACTTGGGTGCATTGGTCTCTGGGGCAGGTGTTGGGCCCGCTGGAGCTGGGCCGGAAGGGGTGagctccgggctctgggctggggcaCGCTCCTCCACTTCTTCGGCCTCCATGGGCTCCCGAGGAGGCACTTCACTTTCAACTGGTTCTGATGTTTGAGAACTCAAGGCTACAGACTCCGGGGCCACGGTTGGCGTCTGTGGGGGCGGCTGACTGTGCTGTGCTTGGGGTCCCCCTCGACACTAAAGGGGAGGGATTCAGGATACCAAAGGCAGGGTGAGACTGCTGCAGAGAATTACCCAGGACAAAGGAGACTGAGTGGAGAAGGAGCTCTAGCTgggctccctgaaggcagggcttTGCATTGGCCTCTTTGATTCCCTAGCCACCAACGTAAAACTTAAATAAGAGGCACAACAAATAGCTGTTTTACTTGCAAATTactagcaaaatacaaaaagtatGGTTCGCTAAAtccccacaaaaaaagaaagaaaggtcacaAGCTACAGCCACGACACAAACTAATGGAAATAGTATCAACTATAGcaatttagaaactaaaaaagcATGAACTGCTTCTATAATTGAAAGAAGCAGCCGTGAGAATTATCTGACAAGTTTGAAACAAACTTCCCGGATACCAGGCACCCAGAGAATTGGCAGGAACAAGATAGGCTGACAAAGATACTTTTTCCTGCCCCAAAGACTGAAGACTGCAGAGAAGAGACCAGATTAGACAAGGACAATCCAACTGATATGGCCAGTCATGCCTTCACCACCAGGCGGAGACAAGAGGGGTAAGGGAGaatgaagagacagacagaccctAGACAGCCTTGTCCACTGACCTCCATCCGAGAAAGTAAGGTCTGTATATCTCTGATCATGTGCTGAGCCATCACCAGCCGTACTCGGGGCTCACTCTACGATAAGAGAGGGAAAATCAGGGTACACCTGAGATGAAGCCATGAACTCTACCACCCACTGAAGCAGGTCCCAGCCATCTCCTTGGCCAGGTTCACCCCCCACCTCATGGCCTCCTTCTCCCAGATccccttccctgaccctcccagGCCCGTGATACCTGAATCGGGGCCTGTTCCATGTTGATGTGAACATCCACAGCAGAGCCGTCACTCTGAGAAAAGGGTAAGGGAAGTTGCTCTGGGAGAAGCCAAATACTAAGGCCCCCACACCTTCAACTCATTCTCTAGAGCCCCACTCTTTTTCTCAAAGACTGAGGTCATATCAGACCTCAGGGCCCTGGAAACCCAATCTAAAGACCAAGACACCTGTCTTATAAGCTCTCTGCCATTACCACAACCAAACCACCCTTCCCCACAAAAACCATCCTATGTGGAACACAAGCTTACAGGAAGATTGAAGGTTCCAACCATGACATAGCTGTTGGCATTCCGGTCATGAACAGAGGCCCCAGGCCCCCGAGTACCAGGCGGGGGTCCCCCACCATGGGTGGCTGAGGCAGACCCTATCCCAGAAGATGCCCCAGAAGGGAGCTGCGTCTGAGGAGGAGCCCGTTCCACCAGGTGAATAACCTTTCCCCCAACatctgcagggaaaaaaaaaagatacacaccaAAGCATTATATGATCAGGTAAGCTCAAGGCCTCACTTCATCCCTCTAGACAGCTGCCTCAACCTCTAAACTGCCTCCCCCAAACTCTTACTGTATTCCTGGAGCTTCTTATCATCCTGCAGAACTCGTCCCTGATAGATGAGCCGTTGTTTCTCAGAGGGAATGCTGACAGAGGCAGCGATGTGCTCCTTAAATTCCTTTACATTCATCTGCAagg
The nucleotide sequence above comes from Panthera tigris isolate Pti1 chromosome B2, P.tigris_Pti1_mat1.1, whole genome shotgun sequence. Encoded proteins:
- the BAG6 gene encoding large proline-rich protein BAG6 isoform X17, whose product is MEPSDTTSTTTSMEEPDSLEVLVKTLDSQTRTFIVGAQMNVKEFKEHIAASVSIPSEKQRLIYQGRVLQDDKKLQEYNVGGKVIHLVERAPPQTQLPSGASSGIGSASATHGGGPPPGTRGPGASVHDRNANSYVMVGTFNLPSEPRVRLVMAQHMIRDIQTLLSRMECRGGPQAQHSQPPPQTPTVAPESVALSSQTSEPVESEVPPREPMEAEEVEERAPAQSPELTPSGPAPAGPTPAPETNAPNHPSPAEYVEVLQELQRLESRLQPFLQRYYEVLGAAATTDYNNNQEGREEDQRLINLVGESLRLLGNTFVALSDLRCNLACAPPRHLHVVRPMSHYTTPMVLQQAAIPIQINVGTTVTMTGNGTRPPPTSNAEAAPPGPGQASSLAPTSTTVESSTEGVPPPGPAPPPTTSHPRVIRISHQSVEPVVMMHMNIQDSGTQPGGVPSAPTGPLGPPGHGQTLGQQVPGFPTAPTRVVIARPTPPQARPSHPGGPPISGTLSAGLGTNASLAQMVSGLVGQLLMQPVLVAQGTPGMAPPPAPATASASAGTTNTATTAGPAPGGPTQPPPPQPSAADLQFSQLLGNLLGPAGPGAGGPGMASPTITVAMPGVPAFLQGMTDFLQATQTAPPPPPPPPPPPPAPEQQTMPPPGSPSGGAGSPGGLGLESLSPEFFTSVVQGVLNSLLGSLGARAGSSESIAAFIQRLSGSSNIFEPGADGALGFFGALLSLLCQNFSMVDVVMLLHGHFQPLQRLQPQLRSFFHQHYLGGQEPTPGNIRTATHTLITGLEEYVRESFSLVQVQPGVDIIRTNLEFLQEQFNSIAAHVLHCTDSGFGARLLELCNQGLFECLALNLHCLGGQQMELAAVINGRIRRMSRGVNPSLVSWLTTMMGLRLQVVLEHMPVGPDAILRYVRRVGDPPQPLPEEPMEVQGSERTSPEPQRENASPAPGTTAEEAMSRGPPPAPEGGGSRDEQDGASAETEPWAAAVPPEWVPIIQQDIQSQRKVKPQPPLSDAYLSGMPAKRRKLRADIQKRLQEDPNYSPQRFPNAHRAFADDP
- the BAG6 gene encoding large proline-rich protein BAG6 isoform X1 codes for the protein MEPSDTTSTTTSMEEPDSLEVLVKTLDSQTRTFIVGAQMNVKEFKEHIAASVSIPSEKQRLIYQGRVLQDDKKLQEYNVGGKVIHLVERAPPQTQLPSGASSGIGSASATHGGGPPPGTRGPGASVHDRNANSYVMVGTFNLPSDGSAVDVHINMEQAPIQSEPRVRLVMAQHMIRDIQTLLSRMECRGGPQAQHSQPPPQTPTVAPESVALSSQTSEPVESEVPPREPMEAEEVEERAPAQSPELTPSGPAPAGPTPAPETNAPNHPSPAEYVEVLQELQRLESRLQPFLQRYYEVLGAAATTDYNNNQEGREEDQRLINLVGESLRLLGNTFVALSDLRCNLACAPPRHLHVVRPMSHYTTPMVLQQAAIPIQINVGTTVTMTGNGTRPPPTSNAEAAPPGPGQASSLAPTSTTVESSTEGVPPPGPAPPPTTSHPRVIRISHQSVEPVVMMHMNIQDSGTQPGGVPSAPTGPLGPPGHGQTLGSTLIQLPSLPPEFMHAVAHQITHQAMVAAVASAAAGQQVPGFPTAPTRVVIARPTPPQARPSHPGGPPISGTLQSAGLGTNASLAQMVSGLVGQLLMQPVLVAQGTPGMAPPPAPATASASAGTTNTATTAGPAPGGPTQPPPPQPSAADLQFSQLLGNLLGPAGPGAGGPGMASPTITVAMPGVPAFLQGMTDFLQATQTAPPPPPPPPPPPPAPEQQTMPPPGSPSGGAGSPGGLGLESLSPEFFTSVVQGVLNSLLGSLGARAGSSESIAAFIQRLSGSSNIFEPGADGALGFFGALLSLLCQNFSMVDVVMLLHGHFQPLQRLQPQLRSFFHQHYLGGQEPTPGNIRTATHTLITGLEEYVRESFSLVQVQPGVDIIRTNLEFLQEQFNSIAAHVLHCTDSGFGARLLELCNQGLFECLALNLHCLGGQQMELAAVINGRIRRMSRGVNPSLVSWLTTMMGLRLQVVLEHMPVGPDAILRYVRRVGDPPQPLPEEPMEVQGSERTSPEPQRENASPAPGTTAEEAMSRGPPPAPEGGGSRDEQDGASAETEPWAAAVPPEWVPIIQQDIQSQRKVKPQPPLSDAYLSGMPAKRRKTMQGEGPQLLLSEAVSRAAKAAGARPLTSPESLSRDLEAPEVQESYRQQLRADIQKRLQEDPNYSPQRFPNAHRAFADDP
- the BAG6 gene encoding large proline-rich protein BAG6 isoform X14; this encodes MEPSDTTSTTTSMEEPDSLEVLVKTLDSQTRTFIVGAQMNVKEFKEHIAASVSIPSEKQRLIYQGRVLQDDKKLQEYNVGGKVIHLVERAPPQTQLPSGASSGIGSASATHGGGPPPGTRGPGASVHDRNANSYVMVGTFNLPSDGSAVDVHINMEQAPIQSEPRVRLVMAQHMIRDIQTLLSRMECRGGPQAQHSQPPPQTPTVAPESVALSSQTSEPVESEVPPREPMEAEEVEERAPAQSPELTPSGPAPAGPTPAPETNAPNHPSPAEYVEVLQELQRLESRLQPFLQRYYEVLGAAATTDYNNNQEGREEDQRLINLVGESLRLLGNTFVALSDLRCNLACAPPRHLHVVRPMSHYTTPMVLQQAAIPIQINVGTTVTMTGNGTRPPPTSNAEAAPPGPGQASSLAPTSTTVESSTEGVPPPGPAPPPTTSHPRVIRISHQSVEPVVMMHMNIQDSGTQPGGVPSAPTGPLGPPGHGQTLGQQVPGFPTAPTRVVIARPTPPQARPSHPGGPPISGTLQSAGLGTNASLAQMVSGLVGQLLMQPVLVAQGTPGMAPPPAPATASASAGTTNTATTAGPAPGGPTQPPPPQPSAADLQFSQLLGNLLGPAGPGAGGPGMASPTITVAMPGVPAFLQGMTDFLQATQTAPPPPPPPPPPPPAPEQQTMPPPGSPSGGAGSPGGLGLESLSPEFFTSVVQGVLNSLLGSLGARAGSSESIAAFIQRLSGSSNIFEPGADGALGFFGALLSLLCQNFSMVDVVMLLHGHFQPLQRLQPQLRSFFHQHYLGGQEPTPGNIRTATHTLITGLEEYVRESFSLVQVQPGVDIIRTNLEFLQEQFNSIAAHVLHCTDSGFGARLLELCNQGLFECLALNLHCLGGQQMELAAVINGRIRRMSRGVNPSLVSWLTTMMGLRLQVVLEHMPVGPDAILRYVRRVGDPPQPLPEEPMEVQGSERTSPEPQRENASPAPGTTAEEAMSRGPPPAPEGGGSRDEQDGASAETEPWAAAVPPEWVPIIQQDIQSQRKVKPQPPLSDAYLSGMPAKRRKLRADIQKRLQEDPNYSPQRFPNAHRAFADDP
- the BAG6 gene encoding large proline-rich protein BAG6 isoform X15, whose product is MEPSDTTSTTTSMEEPDSLEVLVKTLDSQTRTFIVGAQMNVKEFKEHIAASVSIPSEKQRLIYQGRVLQDDKKLQEYNVGGKVIHLVERAPPQTQLPSGASSGIGSASATHGGGPPPGTRGPGASVHDRNANSYVMVGTFNLPSDGSAVDVHINMEQAPIQSEPRVRLVMAQHMIRDIQTLLSRMECRGGPQAQHSQPPPQTPTVAPESVALSSQTSEPVESEVPPREPMEAEEVEERAPAQSPELTPSGPAPAGPTPAPETNAPNHPSPAEYVEVLQELQRLESRLQPFLQRYYEVLGAAATTDYNNNQEGREEDQRLINLVGESLRLLGNTFVALSDLRCNLACAPPRHLHVVRPMSHYTTPMVLQQAAIPIQINVGTTVTMTGNGTRPPPTSNAEAAPPGPGQASSLAPTSTTVESSTEGVPPPGPAPPPTTSHPRVIRISHQSVEPVVMMHMNIQDSGTQPGGVPSAPTGPLGPPGHGQTLGQQVPGFPTAPTRVVIARPTPPQARPSHPGGPPISGTLSAGLGTNASLAQMVSGLVGQLLMQPVLVAQGTPGMAPPPAPATASASAGTTNTATTAGPAPGGPTQPPPPQPSAADLQFSQLLGNLLGPAGPGAGGPGMASPTITVAMPGVPAFLQGMTDFLQATQTAPPPPPPPPPPPPAPEQQTMPPPGSPSGGAGSPGGLGLESLSPEFFTSVVQGVLNSLLGSLGARAGSSESIAAFIQRLSGSSNIFEPGADGALGFFGALLSLLCQNFSMVDVVMLLHGHFQPLQRLQPQLRSFFHQHYLGGQEPTPGNIRTATHTLITGLEEYVRESFSLVQVQPGVDIIRTNLEFLQEQFNSIAAHVLHCTDSGFGARLLELCNQGLFECLALNLHCLGGQQMELAAVINGRIRRMSRGVNPSLVSWLTTMMGLRLQVVLEHMPVGPDAILRYVRRVGDPPQPLPEEPMEVQGSERTSPEPQRENASPAPGTTAEEAMSRGPPPAPEGGGSRDEQDGASAETEPWAAAVPPEWVPIIQQDIQSQRKVKPQPPLSDAYLSGMPAKRRKLRADIQKRLQEDPNYSPQRFPNAHRAFADDP
- the BAG6 gene encoding large proline-rich protein BAG6 isoform X10, which produces MEPSDTTSTTTSMEEPDSLEVLVKTLDSQTRTFIVGAQMNVKEFKEHIAASVSIPSEKQRLIYQGRVLQDDKKLQEYNVGGKVIHLVERAPPQTQLPSGASSGIGSASATHGGGPPPGTRGPGASVHDRNANSYVMVGTFNLPSEPRVRLVMAQHMIRDIQTLLSRMECRGGPQAQHSQPPPQTPTVAPESVALSSQTSEPVESEVPPREPMEAEEVEERAPAQSPELTPSGPAPAGPTPAPETNAPNHPSPAEYVEVLQELQRLESRLQPFLQRYYEVLGAAATTDYNNNQEGREEDQRLINLVGESLRLLGNTFVALSDLRCNLACAPPRHLHVVRPMSHYTTPMVLQQAAIPIQINVGTTVTMTGNGTRPPPTSNAEAAPPGPGQASSLAPTSTTVESSTEGVPPPGPAPPPTTSHPRVIRISHQSVEPVVMMHMNIQDSGTQPGGVPSAPTGPLGPPGHGQTLGQQVPGFPTAPTRVVIARPTPPQARPSHPGGPPISGTLSAGLGTNASLAQMVSGLVGQLLMQPVLVAQGTPGMAPPPAPATASASAGTTNTATTAGPAPGGPTQPPPPQPSAADLQFSQLLGNLLGPAGPGAGGPGMASPTITVAMPGVPAFLQGMTDFLQATQTAPPPPPPPPPPPPAPEQQTMPPPGSPSGGAGSPGGLGLESLSPEFFTSVVQGVLNSLLGSLGARAGSSESIAAFIQRLSGSSNIFEPGADGALGFFGALLSLLCQNFSMVDVVMLLHGHFQPLQRLQPQLRSFFHQHYLGGQEPTPGNIRTATHTLITGLEEYVRESFSLVQVQPGVDIIRTNLEFLQEQFNSIAAHVLHCTDSGFGARLLELCNQGLFECLALNLHCLGGQQMELAAVINGRIRRMSRGVNPSLVSWLTTMMGLRLQVVLEHMPVGPDAILRYVRRVGDPPQPLPEEPMEVQGSERTSPEPQRENASPAPGTTAEEAMSRGPPPAPEGGGSRDEQDGASAETEPWAAAVPPEWVPIIQQDIQSQRKVKPQPPLSDAYLSGMPAKRRKTMQGEGPQLLLSEAVSRAAKAAGARPLTSPESLSRDLEAPEVQESYRQQLRADIQKRLQEDPNYSPQRFPNAHRAFADDP